TGCTCGAAGAAGCGTATCTGGAGCGGAGGTTCGGCGACGCCTACCGCGCGTACAAGGCCCGGGTGCGGCGCTGGGTCTAACCTGGGTCTCGCGATCCTGTCGCGCCCCAACCTCAACGCGGGATCTCCGGCCGCCCAAGGAAATGGCCATCTATCCCGGTCGTCCTAGGGGTCATGGGGCCCGAAATGACCAAATATCCCCGGGCAAAATGGCCAACTACGATCAAATCCTACAATAGTAATAGTAGTAGGAGAGTAAGAATAATAGTATCCAGAAATGTGAGGAGTAGGATTCGATTCTTCTCGGCGCCGCCTGAACAAGTTCGCCAAACCTGCACCATACGTGAGTCAGGGCCCAGTTTGGACGCCGGTTCGCAATGACGGTGCGATTTGATATCTCCATGCCGGGCCTTCACTTCAACCGTGTCTTCTCGGGACACGTGTCATTGTTTGCACCTCCGATGACATCCACTAGACAACGCCCTGCGGGGGATCATTCGGTTCGGGATAAAGCTTCAGAAAAGCAGTGGTGGCGCAGCGTGCGCGTCGCGCGATGTCACGAGGCGTCGGCCGATCGGCAACGCCGAGCATTAGGCTGACCATCAAGTTGCCCCACAGCAACCCGGCGAACTGCTCTGCCATTTCAGCAGGATGGCCGGCCAGAAGCCCGACCGACCGGGCCTGAGCCATAATTTTCCGCACGATGGCGCGGCTCGTCTCGCGTCCGATTGAATCGAGCACTCGTGCGATCTCGGGCGCCCGAACCGCCTCTGCGATCGCGACCCGGAAGACACCAATGACCGCGGGGTCGCTGATCTCCCGTAGGAGTTGCGTTCCGAGCGAAGCCAGCACGTGGGCGAGGGACTCCCGGTTGCGCGGCACAGACAGATCAGCGGGTACTCGCAGCCGGTTGGCGCGCTCGCTGATACATGCGGCGAGCATCTCCTTCTTATTGCCGACCAGCGCGTAGAGCTCTCGTTTGGACACACGCGCGCGCCTTGCGATCTCGCGCGTGCTTGTGTCCGCATAACCACCCTCCATGAACGCCGAGAAGGCCGCGTCGAGAATGCGCCCGCGGATTGAAGTTTCGCCATCGCCCTGGCATCGCTGCTTCGATGTCGATCTCGTCTTCATACAATTTCCCCCCTTGACATGGTACCGGTGAGTACCCTATATTCCAGTATATGGTACCGCACGGTACCATTCAAGGTTGGGTACAGGGAGGCGGCGATATGGCGGATCAACCGGTTCTCGTCACTGGAGCGTCGGCGGCCGGCAAGGCAAGACCGGACGACACGTGTCGGAGATGCTGCTGGCGTGCTCGGCGCCGTGATCTTCGAGGGCGACTTCCTCGATATCAATTCGGTGCGACGTGCCGCGGTGGGAGTCTCATCAATCTACTTTGCCTACCCGGTCCAGGACGGGTTGCTGGACGCGATAGTAGCGACGCGGTTAAGCGGTTAAATTGAAAGTCGGACTCGCAGCGCATGGCATCGTTTGGAGGATCGAACAGTGACGCTTATTCTCATCCAGGTCATCCTGCAGTCGATCTCGTCGACACTTTACTGGGTAGGTTTCTATGTCGGTATCCGCACCCTCCCCAGAGATGAGTCGCGACAGCGACTCTGGATCATCTCTTCAGCAATCGTGTTCGGAGCGTGGCTGTTTGCGATCGTGCTGTTGGCCTCGCAGAACGTCTTCCGCAACGATGTCTGGCCCCCCCGAATCCCCTTGACGCTCATCGCGACGCTTGCCATCGGATACCTCTTCCTTCTCTCGCAAACATTCCGCGGCATCATTGCCGGTATCCCCCAGCATTGGCTGATCGGCATACAAACGTTCAGAATCCTCGGCGGGGTCTTCCTGGTTCGGTATATTCAGGGCCAACTGCCAGGCGTATTTGCGATTCCTGCTGGCATCGGAGACGTCCTGACCGGGGTTCTGGCGCCGCTGGTCGCGTACTGGTGGTATGCGGGTAAGCCCTATGCTCGCGGCGCTGCGATAGCCTGGAACCTCTTCGGCGTGGCCGATCTCGTCAACGCCTTCGCGCTCGGCGCGCTCACGGGTGGCGGCATCGTGTTCCCCACCGTCCTCATCCCAGTCTACGCGGTGCCGCGAGAGCTCCTCACCCACTCCTACTCCCTCATCGGTCTGCTTCGCAACAACTCGCGGCAGCCCAAGCGCACCGGGTCACTGCACAACGGACTCGAGGCCCGAACTGTGTCACCATGAAGACGCTCTCAACTGTCCGCGCTCAAGGCCGCCAACAGTGAGTTCGCGTCCCGACCCACCCGTTCGGCTTATCGGATTTGCAGGTTCAAATACAGATTTTCTGCCGTGACGAGAATATCCATCTTTCCCCATATCATCTCATGCGAGGAGGAGGGTCAAATGTCGCCGCAAATCATCTTCCAACTGCATCTCGTTTTAGGCTACGTCGCGTGGCTGCTTTGCTTCGGCGCCTACTTCTGGCCCAGGCTCAAGGCAATGGACCGGGTTGAAGCGCAACGCGCCATCGCCACTCTGCACAGCTTCCGCTTCTTCGGGCTCGTCTTTATCCTTCCCGGAGTCATCGGCCCGAATCTGCCCGCTGGTTTCGCTGAGTTCGCCGCCTACGGCGACTTCGCAACAGGGATACTGGCCATCCTGGCACTTCTCTCAGTAAGGATACGTCCGCTCTTCACGCTCTTCGTCGTCACCTTCAATGTCGTTGGCGCGGTAGACATCATCGTCGACTATTATCATGGCACCCAGGTCGGCCTCCCCGCGCTCGCGGGGCAGTTGGGCGCCACCTACGCGATCCCGATCATCTACGTGCCTCTACTGATGATCACGCACATCGCCGCCTTCTATTTGCTGGCGCGTGCACCGGGTCGGCAAGCAGCGGGGTAGGACGATGCGGCAAACTGCGGCAGGGCAGCAAGGCCTTCTGGCGCAAACGGCGAGTCCGCCCGCATGTAATCTCGGCGCACGAGCCGTTGCACGTAGCGCCACTCAGTATCGGCCACGTGCAGGACCGTGCCGCGGATTGACCCTAAGCCAACCGGGAACGCACGAGTGTAGACCTCCACCCGTGCGTCCGCGACCCACTGGAGCAGACGGTGGCGGGCGAGCACAAGATAATCGAAAAAGTGTGCGAAGTCCACAATAGTGCGGCTTACGGCCATGACCTCACCACTTCCCCCAGGTCGCTGCATCCTGGCACGGGTAGTGCCAATACGCCTTTCACGAAAGTTATCTAGCGTGCGGGCTGAAACCCGAAGAAATGTTCCACGGCCATATCTTCGGGGATATCATCGCCGTGCGTCCCCTTCCCGGAGGCGGCATCCACATGGGTGCCATGGTCGGTCAACCACATGATCGCGCGATCGTAGGGGCGCCACCGAGTCGAGAAGGCGTCGGCGACAACGCGAAAGGCCTCCACGTGGTGCTCTGCCGCGCGGAGCGCCTCGGCACTCTCCGGCGTGGTTTGGTGCATCACGTCATCATACTCTTGCTGGTAGGCAACGATGACGTCGTGAATGCCCTCGGTCAGCAGGTTGAGCACGCGATCGGTAACCTCACGGTCGTAGCGTTCGGCGAAGTAGTCCACGTCTCGGCCGCGGAAGACCCTGTCCATGCTCGAGTCAGTGACCGCCACGATGGCGACGTTCTTCCGGGCACGGGTCAGAGCGTCGAACAGCGTGTCACCATGGAACGTCGGCCGAGGACTCACAGGCCGGATACCGTGGATCGCGGGGAGTGCCCCGGTGAACACGGAGGCCCAGCACACCGGCGTCTTCGGCGGAATTACGCTTTGCAGCCTCACGCGCAGCGGAGCTTGTGCCGCTACCTCGTCGAACATGGAGGGATACCTCTCAGGCAGCCACGCGCCGATCGCATCCGGGCAAAAGAGGAGGCACCGCTGGACGGGTCGGGCTCCTAACTGTGCTTGCCTCGCCTCGAGAACCTCCGGCAAGGCCTGGAAACCCGAGAGGCTTGGAGGCTCGATGCCAAGTAACGCACATACTGTAGGCGTAATTGCTGTGATGGCGGCCATCGACGGTCTCCCTTTGCCCAACGTAACGACAGGGCGATCGCGAGCGGCTCTTCCAGCAGCAGACGGGTGGTCCACCTCCACGGAGCGGGAGGAACTGCCTCGGCGCACGGCTCACGCGCAAGGAGCGCCTCGAGCATGGCGACGCGGGCAGGGTCGGTTCATCGAGTCCGATTGTCCGCCCGTGCACCGTCACGTACGTCTCCGGACCCGCGTGAGGACCGCGGAGACGCATGAACCCGCAATCCGTGACCGCAACGCTCCGCAGCCGGTCACCGTCCTTCTGGAACCCGACCGCGAATTGCTTACTTCGCGCCAGCCACAACGGAACAACGAGTCGTCCACCGTCCTTGAGTTGGGCGCGCCACGACGGCGATAGATCCGAGACGCCGACGGTGACCTCGATCCGGTCGTAAGGGGCATGCTCCGGCGCACCGAGCCAGCCATCGCCTGTGACTGTGCGAACGGCCGGGTGCCCCGCCACGTCGAGACGCTCCCGTGCCTCCCGAACGATTGCCTCGTCGATATCGATGGTCGTGACCTCGCCGTCGGATCCCGTCAGCGCCGACAGGAGGGCTGCGTTGTAGCCGGTCCCCGCCCCAACCTCGAGCACGCGGTGGCCCGTCTGCACGTCAAGCTGCTGCAGCATCGATGTCATGATCTCCGGCATGCTTGATGAGCTGATCGGATTTCCGTCGGATGCCCGGCGCGTGATCACTGCTTCGCCGCTGTAGATAGTCTCCAACGGCACGCTCGGAAGGAAATGGTCGCGGGCGACGGCGCGAAACGCCGCCTCGATTGGCCCTGCCGGAATTGCTCGCTGCTTGACGAGGCGCGTCACCATCTCGTCGTTCAGGGCGCCAAGTAGCGCTCGAAGGTACCGGACCTGGCCGGCGTGGTAGGCGTCATGAGCCGCCGTGTTGAGGATCAAGTTGACGACAGGCCAGCCGAGCTATCCGGCGGCGACCCGGACACGGCTCCCGCCGGCGACGACGTCTCCCATGACTTTCACCCCGGGCGGCAAACTCAGGGACCTCGTGGGTGCTCCTCGCCGGGCCGGGGACACATCGACGATGAAACGGAGTCCCAGCACCCGAGAAAGCCGCTGGAGCATCTCGATCGATGAGGTGTGTTCTCCGTTCTCGAGTCGCGCGACATGCGGCTGACGAACACCAAGGTGATGAGCGAGCTGCGTCTGAGTCAACCGATGCTTGGCGCGGTACTCCACGACCGCAATAGCCACGGCCCGGGCTAGGGCAGACTGCTCCCAACGAGCCCGAAACTCCGGGCGCTCAAGGTGCTTCGCAAGAACATCCTTCGCTCTGACAAGCGTCAGCTTTGTGGCCACGCTATCCTACCTCCTTAAGATCCTTCAGGCGCTTCTCAGCCGCCGCGACCGCACGCGTAAAGCCGCGGGCATCCACCTTAGATTCCGGACCAATGGCTGCAATTACCATTTTCGTACCAACCTGTCGATAGAACGCCCGCCAGCGGCTCCGCCCGGCTCGTGGGCGCAACTCGAACAGCGTGGCGGCTCCCCGCACCTTGCTCGCGTGTGGGAATGGGAGCTGCGCCCCGAGCGCTGCAAGTTTCTCAATCGCATGGTCCATCGCCTGTTGCTCCGCCGCGGGCAACGCATCGAGCTCCGCTCGTGCGCCCTGATGCAAGTACACTTCCACAAAAACAGTATATCACACATGGTATGCTGTTTGGTAAGGGCGTATGGCGCCAAAAGATCGAGTTACCGGGTTGTGCGCGGATGATCACACGCCCGATCTAACTCGTCGAGCCGCGGCCGTGAGTATGACGAGTTGTACTCCCAACCGCCTGACGGTTGCCGCCACATCGAGCGTTATCCCGACGTAGTTCTTGGGTTCGCGCGCCGTGAAACCCGCAGACGCCGATTACGGCGTCAAAGCGGGATGCTGCCCAGCGTGCACTGTCCAATGAATCGCTGAAACTCCGCGTTTGGCCCCCGTGAAGAGAGTCCGAGCCACTTTAGTTCCAACGCGAGCGTGGCACCCGCGAGATCGCGGGCGACTAGATCGAAATTGTTCTGTGTTCCGAACGCTTCGACCATCGTCCACCGCTTGAGCGCGCGCTCCTGAAGGGTCCGTTGGCCGCCGGCTAATGCCACCGACCTCTGGACGCTCACACGCGTCGCGGAGATGATCGCGCGCCTGTTTGGTGTACGGTACCATCCCTGTCATGTCTGGCGGCTTCTGCACAGCATGGACTGGAGTTGCCAGAAATCGGAGCGGCGCGCGTTGCAACGAGACGAAGGGGCGATCACGCGCTGGAAGCGGCACCGCTGGCCGCATATAAGAAAACGCCGCAAGGTGCGGCGCCCATCTCGTGTTCGTGGACGAATCGGGGTTCTTGCTCATCCCCAACGTCACCCGCACCTGGGCGCCCCGCGGCCGAACCCCCGTTGTCTATCACCTCTACAAACATGACCGCGCGTCGGCCATCACGGCCCTGGCGGTGTCTCCCCGGCGCAGGCGCATCGCGCTGTATCTTCAGTTCCGCCCCCGGGCGCTGGACGGATTGGATGTCCGGATCTTCCTCGTGTACCTGCTCCGCCACATCCGCGGCCCCACCACCCTCCTGTGGGATCAAGGCTCCATCCATCGCCGTCGAGGGGCCACGCTCTTTCTCCGGCAGCGCCTACGGGTGCAGGTGGAAGAATTTCCAAGCTACACCCCCGAACTCAACCCGGCGGAGTTCGTGTGGGCGCAGGGCGACCGCAGTTTGGCCAACAGCGCCCCTGTCGATCTGGTTGATCTGGGCCGGATGCTCTACAGGTCGTACCGGCGGATTCGGAGATCCCAGCGCTTGCTATGGTCCTGCATCTTTGCGTCCGATCTCCCGTGGACATGTCAAATCTGGTGTTCACCGCGGGCCCGACGACGACCGGCGTCGCGGGCGGTTTCGAGGGCAGCCACGAGGTCGATAACTCCGCGCCTGATTTCCCTCGCGTCCACTGCGGCAAACCCCAACTGCAGTCCCTCGCGATCGACAGGACCGCGGTGATAGCGGCTCAGCGGCGTGACTTCGACATCTCGGACCGCAGCAGCGGCCGCCGCCCCCTCGCCGTCGACCCCATCACACAACCACCCGGCGGTTTGCAATCCCGCCTCGATCGGTGAGATCTCCAGCAACCCCGCGAGATACTGCCGGCCGCTCGCCAACAGCACCGCCAACCGTTCCGCGTACAGCTCCCGCATGCGCCGGAGGTGCCGTCCAAAATGCCCCTCGGCGATGAACTCGTGCAGCACCGCCTGCTCGAGGAGCGGCGCGTGACGGCTGATCGCGGATTTCGCGGCCGCGAAGCGGTCCACCACGTCTGACGGAACGACGAGATATCCAAGACGAAGCGACGGAAACAACACCTTACTGAAGCTTCCGGCGAAGAACACCTGCCCCGCTCGATCAAGCCCGTGCAACGCCGGCACCGGACGTCCCGAGTAGCGGTACTCGCTATCGTAGTCGTCCTCGAAGATGAGCACGTCGAATTTTCCAGCCCACTCCAGCAGCTGAAGGCGCCGCGGCAGGCTCATCGTCATACCCAGTGGAAACTGATGCGCGGGAGTCACATAGACCAGCCGCGCGCCCCGTAGGCTCCGGTCGCGGACCAGCATGCCCTGATCGTCGAGGGGCACGAACGAGAGTCTCGCGCCGACGGATTCGAACGCGACGGCCGCGCCAGGGTACCCGGGGTTCTCCATGCCGACACGATCCCCCGGATTGAGAAAGAGCCGCGCCACCAGGTCGAGCGCTTCTTGGACTCCGGAGACGATCACGACCTGATCCGGCATGCATTGTACGCCGCGTGACATCCCGAGGTAGCGGGCCACGGCGGTCCGGAGTGGAGCGTAGCCGATAGGTTCGCATCCCATCAGGAGGCGCGATGACGAATGTCGCGCACAGCGCGCCATGATGCGGGCCCATACCCCGGCGGGAAACGCGTCCAACGCGGGGAGATTCGCTCGGAACGCCCGGGGAGGACGGACCTCGACACCCGAAAACAGCGTCACTCGACGGCCGTAGTCCGACACGCGCCGCCGCGCTCGTCGGAGCATCGGCGGACTCGGGCCGGTCTCCCCTCTCACCTGGAGCAACTCGTCGGGCAGGGTCTTGCTGACATACGTGCCGGAGCCCATCGCCCCGTCCACATAGCCCTCGGACTCCAACTGCTCGAAGGCATTGACGATCGTTCCTCGCGACAGCCCGTATTGCCGGGCCAAGTCACGCGTTGCGGGCAACCGCGTCCCAGGCCGCAGGCGGCCAGCCAGGATCTCGCCGCGCAGGGCCGCGTATAGCCAGCGGTAGGCCGGCACGCCGGGGTCCCGCGGCTGAAGCATCAATTCGTCAGCAGTCCCTCGTCGCGGCATAGAAGTGGTACAAACAGAATATCATAAATGGATCTTCTTGGATGATCCATTTTTGGTCTACCATGGGCCTTGCACGAATCGCGTCACGATGCGCAGCGATTCGAGATTCACGGGATGGTGACGGTGGATGACCACGACCAGGAACGCCCAGGGCCAGTACGATTCCCTCGCGTCGGCCCTTGTACGCAATGCGTCGGCTGTCAGAGGAACGATCTTTGGCAATCCGAGCCTCATGATCCACGGCAAGGTTTTCGCCGGTCGATTCGGCGAGGCGATGGTGTTCAAGCTCGGCGGCGTCGCGCGCACACGGGCGCTGGCGCTGGCCGGGGCGCGGCCGTTCGATCCGTTGAGAAGGGGCCGGCCGATGAAAGCGTGGGTGGAGGTTCCGAGCCGGCACGCAAGCCGGTGGCCCGTCTTCGCCCGCGCGGCGCTCCGGACTGTTCGCAAGAGAGGTACCGATTTATGATGGCGAGCGCGAGTTCAAACTCGAAGGCGACGACGCCGGTTGCGGCTGTCATGCGCGCGGTGCGGCTGCACGCGGCGGGCGATCCCGCACACCTCGTCTACGAGGAGCTCGAGACCCCGCGGCCCGGGCCCGGCGAAGCACTGGTGCGAGTGCACGCGGCCGCGATCACCCGCGACGAGCTCACCTGGCCCGTCGATCGTCTTCCCGCGGTCCCCTCATACGAGTTCTCGGGGGTCGTAGCTGCGGTCGGTCCTGCCGTCGATACCGTGGCAATCGGGGATGCCGTGTACGCGCTGAGCGGCTTCGACCGAAACGGCGCCGCCGCCGAATACACGGTCGCGCCGGCGATCGTCCTCGCCGCGAAGCCTGGAACACAGAATCACGTCGAGAGCGCGGCGATCCCACTGGCTGGGCTCAGCGCGTGGCAGGGCCTCTTCGAGCACGGCGGCCTTACGCAGGGGCAGCGGGTGCTGATCCACGGCGCGGCCGGGGGCGTTGGAAGCTTCGCGGTCCAACTGGCCCGCCTGCGCGGAGCCTACGTCATTGGGACCGCGTCCACCGCGAACGTCGATCGCGTACGCATACTCGGCGCCGAGGAGGTCATCGATCACACCCAGACGCGCTTCGAAGACGCCGTCGGACCTGTGGACGTCGTGTTCGACACGGTCGGCGGGGACAGGCTGCGGCGTTCGTTCGCTGTCGTCCGGGCCGGTGGCAGGATCGTCTCGGTCGCCGAGGAGCCGCCGGTGGAACGCGCCCAGGAGCGCGGAATCAGCGCTGCCTACTTTGTCGTCAAGCCCAACCGCGAGCAGTTGGCCGAACTGGCGAGCCTCGCAGACCGCGGGCAGCTACGATCGACAATCGATCGCGTCTTTCCGCTTGCCGCAGTCCGCGAGGCGTTCGAGCGTAGCCTCGGCCGCCATCGGTCTGGGAAGATCGTTCTCCGCGTCGCCAGCGATCAGGAATGAAGTTCCCGTGTGTTTCCCATCGGCCGTCCACCGGGAGGGAGGGGACGTGATGGTACGACGCGCCTTGGTCCTTGGGGCCGGAGGGCACGCCGCGAACGCCTGGGAACTCGGGGTGATCGTGGGCTTGGCCGACGCGGGCATTGACGTTCGCAATGCGGATCTGTTTGTAGGAACGTCCGCCGGATCCAGTGTTGCGGTCCAGATCACAAGCGGGCTGGCACTCGAGGAGTTGTTCCAGACCCAAGTCGATCCGAAGCTGCAGACGAAGGAGCCAGTCCCTGCGGTCGACTTCAGGCAATGGCGCGCCTCGTACGTGCACGCAAAGGAGGGGGCTGGCGGGACGATCGACATCCTGAAGCGGCTCGGATCGCTGGGCTTGGCAATGCCATCCGCATCTGAGTCCGAGCGCCGGAACATGATCGCCTCTCGTCTTCCGGTACGTACCTGGCCCGGGCAGAAAGTCCTGGTGGTTGCGGTCGATGCCGACAGCGGTGACCGGCGCGCCTTCGACCAAGCCAGCGGTGTCGACCTGATCGACGCGGTGACCGCCAGTAGCGCGGTACCGGGGATTTGGCCGCTCGTCACCATCGAAGGTCACCGCTACATGGACGGCGGGGTCTACTCGATCGACAATGCGGATCTGGCGGCCGGGTACGATCAAGTGCTTATCCTCACGCTCAGGGCCCGCGTCCCTCCGATTTGCGTAGTGTCGCTCGAGACCGCGATAGAGACGTTACGCGACGGCGGTGCGCGAGTCGAGGTGGTATTTCCAGACGACACGACCGAGGCGACATTCGCCTCGGTCGGTGGGAACGTGCTCGATCCTTCGGTTCGTGAAGGGGCCGCACGCGCCGGGCGCGAGCAAGGTCACGGGGCTGCAGTTCTTGCGGGCCCCTTGTGGCGGTGAACCAGTGCAACCCTAGGCACGGCGGTCGGGACGAGGCAGCTACCGCGAAGGTACCCCCAACGCCGACAATTATGGATTGGCGGCCATTAGGTAAGCGTTCTCATGTTGGCTCGTCTGATTGGACTGACCTCTGGACGAGCCCTGGGCCCATCAGTATCTCGTCCGTTGCCGCCTTCGTCGCGCGGCGAGCCTGCTTGCCGAGAACGACAAGACGATTAGCGATGTCGGTCTGGAAGTCGGGTTTGGTGATCTAACAATGAGGGTGATCCGAATGTCAAAGCACAGCGAGACCGTAGGAGCGCACCTTCCCGCGCCGCTCGTCTTCGTCGGCCTCTTCGTCGTCGGCCTTGGATTGCACGGGGTCCTCCCCCACGCGGAATTCGCCGGGACGGTGCGGGCGATCGGCTGGGGGATGGCGATCGTCGGGTTCGTC
This genomic stretch from bacterium harbors:
- a CDS encoding TetR/AcrR family transcriptional regulator → MKTRSTSKQRCQGDGETSIRGRILDAAFSAFMEGGYADTSTREIARRARVSKRELYALVGNKKEMLAACISERANRLRVPADLSVPRNRESLAHVLASLGTQLLREISDPAVIGVFRVAIAEAVRAPEIARVLDSIGRETSRAIVRKIMAQARSVGLLAGHPAEMAEQFAGLLWGNLMVSLMLGVADRPTPRDIARRARCATTAFLKLYPEPNDPPQGVV
- a CDS encoding NADP-dependent oxidoreductase codes for the protein MRAVRLHAAGDPAHLVYEELETPRPGPGEALVRVHAAAITRDELTWPVDRLPAVPSYEFSGVVAAVGPAVDTVAIGDAVYALSGFDRNGAAAEYTVAPAIVLAAKPGTQNHVESAAIPLAGLSAWQGLFEHGGLTQGQRVLIHGAAGGVGSFAVQLARLRGAYVIGTASTANVDRVRILGAEEVIDHTQTRFEDAVGPVDVVFDTVGGDRLRRSFAVVRAGGRIVSVAEEPPVERAQERGISAAYFVVKPNREQLAELASLADRGQLRSTIDRVFPLAAVREAFERSLGRHRSGKIVLRVASDQE
- a CDS encoding PLP-dependent aminotransferase family protein, which codes for MLQPRDPGVPAYRWLYAALRGEILAGRLRPGTRLPATRDLARQYGLSRGTIVNAFEQLESEGYVDGAMGSGTYVSKTLPDELLQVRGETGPSPPMLRRARRRVSDYGRRVTLFSGVEVRPPRAFRANLPALDAFPAGVWARIMARCARHSSSRLLMGCEPIGYAPLRTAVARYLGMSRGVQCMPDQVVIVSGVQEALDLVARLFLNPGDRVGMENPGYPGAAVAFESVGARLSFVPLDDQGMLVRDRSLRGARLVYVTPAHQFPLGMTMSLPRRLQLLEWAGKFDVLIFEDDYDSEYRYSGRPVPALHGLDRAGQVFFAGSFSKVLFPSLRLGYLVVPSDVVDRFAAAKSAISRHAPLLEQAVLHEFIAEGHFGRHLRRMRELYAERLAVLLASGRQYLAGLLEISPIEAGLQTAGWLCDGVDGEGAAAAAAVRDVEVTPLSRYHRGPVDREGLQLGFAAVDAREIRRGVIDLVAALETARDAGRRRARGEHQI
- a CDS encoding patatin-like phospholipase family protein: MVRRALVLGAGGHAANAWELGVIVGLADAGIDVRNADLFVGTSAGSSVAVQITSGLALEELFQTQVDPKLQTKEPVPAVDFRQWRASYVHAKEGAGGTIDILKRLGSLGLAMPSASESERRNMIASRLPVRTWPGQKVLVVAVDADSGDRRAFDQASGVDLIDAVTASSAVPGIWPLVTIEGHRYMDGGVYSIDNADLAAGYDQVLILTLRARVPPICVVSLETAIETLRDGGARVEVVFPDDTTEATFASVGGNVLDPSVREGAARAGREQGHGAAVLAGPLWR